In Haematobia irritans isolate KBUSLIRL chromosome 1, ASM5000362v1, whole genome shotgun sequence, a genomic segment contains:
- the Srp14 gene encoding signal recognition particle 14 yields MVLLDNSSFIIRLEKLASSAKTNSSFTVTFKRFNGHDRPKPREGNPALPEPEEYMCLMRAQSKSKKISTVVKHEDVPKMMTMYAQFMKSNMDGLKRVKKVKSKAKAAKG; encoded by the exons ATGGTCCTACTTGATAATTCATcg tttATAATTCGATTGGAGAAGCTGGCCTCTTCAGCGAAGACAAATTCTTCATTCACTGTTACATTCAAACGAT tcaaTGGCCATGACAGACCAAAACCACGTGAAGGAAACCCTGCCCTGCCTGAACCAGAAGAATACATGTGCCTCATGAGGGCTCAGTCAAAATCAAAAAAG ATTTCTACTGTGGTAAAACATGAAGATGTCCCAAAAATGATGACCATGTATGCCCAATTTATGAAGAGTAATATGGATGGTTTAAAACGGGTTAAGAAAGTCAAGAGTAAAGCAAAGGCCGCTAAAGGATAA
- the Rpt2 gene encoding 26S proteasome regulatory subunit Rpt2 has translation MGQNQSAQGGSGDKKDDKDKKKKYEPPIPTRVGKKKKRSKGPDAAMKLPQVTPHTRCRLKLLKLERIKDYLMMEEEFIRNQERLKPQDEKNEEERSKVDDLRGTPMSVGNLEEIIDDNHAIVSTSVGSEHYVSILSFVDKDQLEPGCSVLLNHKVHAVVGVLSDDTDPMVTVMKLEKAPQETYADIGGLDTQIQEIKESVELPLTHPEYYEEMGIKPPKGVILYGPPGTGKTLLAKAVANQTSATFLRVVGSELIQKYLGDGPKLVRELFRVAEEHAPSIVFIDEIDAVGTKRYDSNSGGEREIQRTMLELLNQLDGFDSRGDVKVIMATNRIETLDPALIRPGRIDRKIEFPLPDEKTKRRIFNIHTSRMTLAEDVNLSELIMAKDDLSGADIKAICTEAGLMALRERRMKVTNEDFKKSKESVLYRKKEGTPEGLYL, from the exons ATG ggTCAAAACCAATCAGCGCAAGGCGGGTCAGGAGACAAAAAAGATGACAAAGACAAAAAGAAGAAGTATGAGCCTCCAATTCCAACACGCGTAGGAAAGAAGAAGAAGCGTTCCAAGGGTCCAGATGCGGCCATGAAATTGCCGCAAGTAACTCCACATACAAGATGTCGCTTGAAGTTACTGAAATTGGAAAGAATAAAGGATTATCTTATGATGGAGGAAGAATTCATACGCAATCAGGAAAGACTTAAACCCCAAGACGAGAAAAATGAGGAAGAACGTTCCAAGGTCGATGACTTGAGAGGAACCCCGATGTCAGTGGGCAACTTAGAAGAGATTATCGATGATAACCATGCCATTGTGTCTACAAGTGTTGGTTCTGAGCATTATGTTAGTATACTGTCCTTTGTTGATAAAGATCAATTGGAGCCTGGTTGCTCTGTTCTCTTAAATCACAAAGTTCATGCTGTTGTGGGTGTTCTTAGTGATGACACAGACCCTATGGTTACGGTTATGAAGTTAGAGAAGGCACCACAAGAAACATATGCTGATATTGGTGGATTAGATACGCAGATTCAGGAAATAAAAGAATCTGTGGAATTACCTCTAACACATCCTGAGTACTATGAAGAAATGGGTATTAAACCGCCAAAAGGTGTAATTTTGTACGGTCCTCCTGGTACTGGTAAGACTTTGCTAGCCAAGGCCGTAGCAAATCAAACGTCGGCTACTTTCCTGCGTGTCGTCGGTTCTGAATTAATTCAGAAATACTTGGGCGATGGCCCTAAATTAGTTCGAGAACTTTTCCGAGTTGCAGAAGAACATGCTCCCTCCATTGTGTTCATTGATGAAATCGATGCAGTAGGCACAAAGCGTTACGACTCAAATTCCGGTGGTGAACGAGAAATTCAGAGAACTATGTTAGAACTGCTGAATCAACTGGATGGTTTCGATTCCAGAGGTGATGTTAAG gttATCATGGCTACGAATAGGATTGAAACCTTGGATCCAGCTCTTATTCGTCCTGGACGTATCGATCGTAAAATTGAATTTCCCCTGCCTGATGAAAAAACCAAACGCCGTATATTCAATATTCACACATCTCGTATGACACTTGCCGAGGATGTCAATCTAAGCGAATTGATTATGGCTAAGGATGATTTATCAGGAGCCGATATCAAGGCCATATGTACGGAGGCTGGTTTGATGGCTTTGCGTGAGCGACGTATGAAAGTCACCAACGAAGATTTTAAGAAATCAAAAGAAAGTGTTCTCTATCGCAAAAAGGAGGGAACACCAGAAGGACTTTATTTGTAA
- the LOC142222480 gene encoding uncharacterized protein LOC142222480, whose amino-acid sequence MPLTDNELDADETFNISENNFERIQNKASKIGYADGVTDGRDSVFQTGFDLGYKDGLRTSFEIEKYRHFFGNINTEKLNDVCSDIMSEKETYEELPENRVKYSHHFQYLNHKDEPLTKVSQIQHEYVNDLMERYELKMPNASALLRAHCSTN is encoded by the exons ATGCCACTTACCGATAATGAATTGGATGCCGATGAGACGTTCAATATCAGTGAAAATAATTTCGAACGAATTCAAAACAAAGCATCAAAG atcggTTATGCTGATGGTGTTACTGACGGGCGTGATAGTGTATTTCAAACAGGTTTTGACTTGGGATATAAAGACGGCTTACGGACtagttttgaaattgaaaaatatcgccacttttttggaaatataaaTACAGAAAAATTGAATGATGTATGTTCTGATATAATGTCTGAGAAAGAAACATATGAAGAACTTCCAGAAAATCGTGTCAAATATTCGCATCATTTCCAATATTTAAATCATAAAGACGAGCCGCTTACTAAAGTGTCACAAATCCAACATGAATATGTCAATGATCTAATGGAGcgatatgagctaaaaatgccAAATGCTTCGGCTTTATTAAGAGCGCACTGCAGTACAAATTAA
- the Polr3F gene encoding RNA polymerase III subunit F produces MSGDDISHQILAIIQGIPAGANNEDLEKNLPDITAAVRVEGLNKLLKQGSIEVLKKGDKLVYRSKDPKKSALPKDADNEEKIVYGIIEEGGSKGIWIRDIRIQSNLNMTQLNKILKNLETKKLIKAVKSVNASKKKVYMLYNLEPDRSVTGGAWYQDQDFEAEFVDVLNQQCLRFLQMKRENAEKKREGPLAFKQMSCCTVKEVHKFISDLGISKVNLDEDDLETILKTVVYDGNAEKILMSDGSRVYRAINSPLAPPGLVQMPCGICPVIKNCSSFGDVTPTKCQYMKDWLD; encoded by the exons ATGTCAGGCGATGATATATCCCATCAGATTTTGGCTATTATTCAGGGAATACCAGCCGGGGCCAATAATGAggatttagagaaaaatttgccagATATAACAGCTGCTGTACGTGTGGAAGGACTAAATAAGCTATTAAAACAAGGATCCATTGAAGTGCTAAAAAAGGGTGATAAACTTGTCTACAGATCAAAGGATCCGAAAAAGAGTGCTCTACCAAAAGATGCTGacaatgaagaaaaaattgtatatggtaTTATTGAGGAAGGCGGTAGTAAAGGCATATGGATAAGAGATATTCGTATACAGTCGAATTTAAATATGACCCAACTAaataaaatcctcaaaaatttggaaacaaagaAATTGATAAAAGCCGTGAAATCCGTAAAT GCCAGCAAAAAGAAAGTATATATGCTTTACAATCTTGAACCGGATCGTTCAGTTACCGGAGGTGCCTGGTACCAAGACCAAGATTTTGAAGCTGAATTTGTTGATGTTTTAAATCAACAATGTTTACGATTTTTACAAATGAAACGTGAAAATGCTGAAAAGAAGCGTGAGGGTCCATTAGCATTTAAACAAATGTCATGTTGTACCGTCAAAGAAGTTCATAAATTCATATCAGATTTGGGTATTAGTAAA GTAAATTTGGATGAAGATGATTTAGAAACTATTCTCAAAACCGTTGTATATGATGGGAATGCTGAAAAAATCTTGATGTCAGATGGAAGTAGAgtatatcgagctataaattCCCCCTTGGCCCCACCCGGTTTAGTGCAAATGCCTTGTGGTATATGTCCAGTTATTAAAAACTGCTCATCGTTTGGTGACGTAACACCAACGAAATGCCAATATATGAAGGATTGGTTGGATTGA
- the LOC142222482 gene encoding zinc finger protein-like 1 homolog → MGLCKCPKRQVTNQFCFEHRVNVCEHCMLQSHPKCIVQSYLQWLRDSDYVSNCTLCSTGLEEGECVRLVCYHVFHWDCLNARQGALPANTAPSGHLCPVCDTDIFPTSNLISPIAEALKQKLSQTNWGRNGLGLALLSDEFAPSQKNLSNMSSSNAAMSGMTKVHHSNQNSSNTSVERSKVNGGVFANTTMKNDSPHSVLLMDAFNPPSGNDIHASSRRPLLPRQSPIGGSDRDENKYARRTPAEIFSRWSRRFYAPSSRPPWRRTWFLVLSGVLAFIVLIYLMAVFGRGGNQDSMDNGWDNPNPQPQKNLHYE, encoded by the exons atgGGTTTGTGCAAATGTCCGAAGAGACAAGTTACGAATCAGTTTTGTTTTGAACATCGAGTTAATGTTtgtgaacattgtatgcttCAGAGTCATCCCAAG TGCATAGTGCAGTCTTATTTGCAATGGCTAAGAGACAGTGACTATGTGTCAAATTGCACCCTGTGCTCCACTGGCCTGGAAGAGGGTGAATGTGTTCGTTTGGTGTGTTATC ATGTGTTCCATTGGGATTGTTTGAATGCACGTCAAGGTGCATTGCCAGCAAACACAGCTCCAAGTGGACATCTTTGTCCCGTTTGCGATACAGACATATTTCCAACATCAAACTTGATATCACCTATAGCAGAAGCTTTAAAGCAAAAACTGTCTCAAACTAATTGGGGACGTAATGGCTTAGGTTTAGCTCTG TTAAGTGATGAATTTGCCCCAAGTCAAAAAAATCTTTCCAATATGTCATCATCTAATGCGGCCATGAGTGGCATGACAAAAGTACATCACAGTAATCAAAATAGTAGTAATACTTCGGTCGAACGTTCCAAAGTGAATGGTGGTGTATTTGCTAATACCACAATGAAAAATGATAGTCCACATTCCGTTTTGCTTATGGATGCATTTAATCCTCCCTCAGGCAATGATATACATG CCAGCAGTCGTCGTCCTTTGCTCCCAAGACAATCACCCATAGGAGGCTCTGACAGAGATGAAAATAAGTATGCTCGTCGCACCCCAGCCGAAATCTTCTCTCGTTGGTCCAGAAGATTCTATGCCCCATCCTCTCGACCACCTTGGAGACGCACATGGTTTTTGGTACTTAGCGGTGTCTTAGCTTTCATAGTACTCATATATTTAATGGCAGTATTTGGTCGAGGAGGCAACCAAGACTCAATGGACAATGGTTGGGATAATCCTAATCCACAACCACAGAAAAATCTACACTATGAGTAA